In Pocillopora verrucosa isolate sample1 chromosome 13, ASM3666991v2, whole genome shotgun sequence, one genomic interval encodes:
- the LOC131773669 gene encoding ribitol 5-phosphate transferase FKRP, with protein MRIGDPTRNYFSKVRCRYILLTIVLVIVVALYVTMNLKNYGLYTGNHPFFAAQPCQYLNSKEKGQLLKMAHTVHKILDGFGIEHWLVYGSVFGAVRAHGPLPWDNDVDIGFNGSGTFATMDFNKFLAAFKDNGLKVYYRRWITSNVMKVYKDDQPHIKVDLFAFYNYRGWMKRAGLETWIFALNYNLHDTYPARLVEKPLPMVRFGYFKLPAPREGLTIQQYLYPDDWWKEVKPVTYLSLRRY; from the exons ATGAGGATTGGGGATCCTACACGGAATTATTTCTCTAAGGTCCGCTGTCGCTACATACTGCTCACCATAGTTCTCGTAATTGTGGTGGCACTCTATGTCACAATGAACTTAAAAAACTATGGTCTTTACACTGGAAATCATCCTTTCTTCGCAGCTCAACCGTGTCAATACCTCAACTCGAAAGAGAAAGGACAACTTTTGAAGATGGCGCATACAGTGCATAAGATTCTTGATGGCTTTGGTATAGAACATTGGCTCGTTTACGGATCTGTTTTTGGCGCTGTTCGGGCGCACGGCCCTTTGCCGTGGGACAATGACGTAGATATTGGTTTTAACGGCTCAGGGACATTCGCCACAATGGATTTTAACAAGTTTTTAGCCGCTTTTAAAGACAATGGACTGAAAGTTTATTACAGAAGGTGGATCACAAGCAACGTGATGAAAGTTTACAAGGATGATCAACCTCATATCAAAGTAGACCTGTTTGCCTTTTACAATTATCGTGGTTGGATGAAGCGCGCCGGGCTAGAAACGTGGATCTTTGCATTGAATTATAATTTACACGATACGTATCCGGCGAGACTAGTAGAAAAGCCTCTACCTATGGTCCGATTTGGTTACTTTAAATTACCGGCTCCAAGGGAAGGCCTTACAATTCAACAATACCTTTACCCCGACGACTGGTGGAAAGAAGTGAAACCTGTCACCT ATCTATCTTTAAGACGTTATTAG
- the LOC131773680 gene encoding uncharacterized protein RP689-like has product MRTKPLFRAKHIIALTLVISVQVTLYILLSMGGYASYTGGNPLLPAQCQYFSKTQGEKFLNLTYRVHKILEQVGIDHWLMYGSVFGAIRVQGPLPWDYDVDIGLNGSEWIASMNLDQFVSAFESQGLKVNQKLWKMKKLLKITTDDLPLYRVELFVFNNHRGWMKRAGWESWLFWLHYRFYHTFPTRLIIKPLPRVPFGFFKMPVPRGGIEIQRYLYPYDWWKEVKPVACV; this is encoded by the coding sequence ATGCGTACAAAACCCTTATTTCGTGCCAAGCACATCATCGCGCTCACTCTGGTTATATCAGTCCAGGTAACACTCTATATCCTTCTTAGCATGGGAGGGTATGCGAGTTACACTGGAGGAAATCCTTTACTACCTGCACAATGTCAGTACTTCAGCAAAACACAAGGAGAGAAGTTCTTAAATCTGACTTACCGAGTTCACAAGATTCTTGAACAGGTTGGCATAGATCACTGGCTAATGTACGGATCAGTGTTTGGGGCAATCCGCGTTCAGGGTCCTTTGCCATGGGATTATGATGTTGACATTGGTCTCAATGGCTCAGAATGGATAGCTTCGATGAATTTGGACCAGTTTGTGTCAGCTTTTGAGTCACAAGGACTGAAAGTGAATCAGAAATTAtggaagatgaaaaaattgcttaaaattaCCACCGACGATCTGCCTCTTTATAGGGTcgagttgtttgtttttaataaccATCGTGGATGGATGAAAAGAGCTGGTTGGGAGTCATGGCTATTTTGGCTGCATTATAGATTTTACCATACATTTCCTACCCGATTAATAATAAAACCGCTACCACGAGTTCCATTTGGTTTCTTCAAAATGCCGGTACCCAGGGGAGGGATTGAGATTCAACGATACCTTTACCCATACGATTGGTGGAAAGAGGTCAAACCTGTCGCCTGTGTTTAA
- the LOC136277816 gene encoding uncharacterized protein RP689-like → MCPKPLFRAKHIIALTLVISVPVTLYVSLSMRGYASYTGRNPLQPAQCQYFSKTQGEKFLNLTYKVHKILEQLGIDHWLMYGSVFGAIRVQGPLPWDYDVDIGLNGSEWIASMNLDQFVSAFESQGLKVNQKSWTSLRLLKITTDDLPLYKVELFVFNNHRGWMKRAGWESWLFWLHYRFYHTFPTRLIIKPLPRVPFGFFKMPVPRGGIEIQRYLYPDDWWKEFKPVACV, encoded by the coding sequence ATGTGTCCAAAACCCTTATTTCGTGCCAAGCACATCATCGCACTCACTCTGGTTATATCAGTCCCGGTAACACTTTATGTCTCTCTTAGCATGAGAGGGTATGCGAGTTACACTGGAAGAAATCCTTTACAACCTGCACAATGTCAGTACTTCAGCAAAACACAAGGAGAAAAGTTCTTAAATCTGACTTACAAAGTTCACAAGATTCTCGAACAGCTTGGCATAGATCACTGGCTAATGTACGGATCAGTGTTTGGGGCAATCCGCGTTCAGGGTCCTTTGCCATGGGATTATGATGTTGACATTGGTCTCAATGGTTCAGAATGGATAGCTTCGATGAATTTGGACCAGTTTGTGTCAGCTTTTGAGTCACAAGGACTGAAAGTGAATCAGAAATCGTGGACCAGTCTACGTTTGCTTAAAATTACCACCGACGATCTGCCTCTCTACAAGGTcgagttgtttgtttttaataaccATCGTGGATGGATGAAAAGAGCTGGTTGGGAGTCATGGCTATTTTGGCTGCATTATAGATTTTACCATACATTTCCTACCCGATTAATAATAAAACCGCTACCACGAGTTCCATTTGGTTTCTTCAAAATGCCGGTACCCAGGGGAGGGATTGAGATTCAACGATACCTTTACCCAGACGATTGGTGGAAAGAGTTCAAACCTGTCGCCTGTGTTTAA